In the Streptomyces formicae genome, one interval contains:
- a CDS encoding S8 family peptidase gives MAMLRSKKTVIAAAISTATAAVIGTVAALPAQASAPAEGTVIAAGSADAVKGSYLVTLKDSSGLKAASSRGKDLIAQYGGSVHKTYKSALNGYAATGLSATEAKRLAADPAVASVEQDRVLHATATQSNAPWGLDRIDQAKLPLSGTYTYPDSAGGGVTAYVIDTGVRITHTEISGRAVNGYDAVDGDNTAQDGNGHGTHVATTIAGKTYGVAKKAKIVAVRVLDNNGSGTTAGVVAGIDWVTNNHAAGAPAVANMSLGGGASTTLDNAVKKSIADGVTYAVAAGNENTNAGNSSPARVPEAITVGATSNTDARASFSNYGSILDIFAPGVNIKAGWNTSDTATNTISGTSMATPHVAGAAAVYLAGHTSATPAQVSSALVNGATPNVVTSPGSGSPNKLLKIVQ, from the coding sequence ATGGCCATGCTCCGCAGCAAGAAGACTGTGATCGCCGCGGCGATCTCGACCGCCACCGCCGCCGTCATCGGTACGGTCGCCGCACTGCCCGCCCAGGCCTCCGCCCCCGCCGAAGGCACCGTGATCGCGGCGGGCTCCGCCGACGCGGTCAAGGGCAGCTATCTCGTGACCCTGAAGGACAGCTCCGGCCTCAAGGCCGCCTCGAGCCGGGGCAAGGACCTCATAGCCCAGTACGGCGGCTCGGTGCACAAGACCTACAAGTCCGCCCTGAACGGCTACGCGGCGACCGGCCTCAGCGCGACCGAGGCGAAGAGACTCGCCGCCGATCCCGCCGTCGCCTCCGTCGAGCAGGACCGGGTGCTCCACGCCACCGCGACGCAGTCCAACGCCCCCTGGGGCCTGGACCGCATCGACCAGGCGAAGCTCCCGCTCTCCGGCACCTACACCTACCCGGACAGCGCGGGCGGCGGCGTCACCGCGTACGTGATCGACACCGGCGTGCGGATCACGCACACCGAGATCAGCGGCCGCGCGGTCAACGGCTACGACGCCGTGGACGGCGACAACACCGCCCAGGACGGCAACGGCCACGGCACGCACGTCGCCACGACCATCGCGGGCAAGACCTACGGCGTGGCCAAGAAGGCCAAGATCGTGGCGGTCCGCGTGCTCGACAACAACGGCTCGGGCACCACCGCCGGGGTCGTCGCGGGCATCGACTGGGTGACGAACAACCACGCCGCGGGCGCCCCCGCCGTGGCCAACATGTCGCTCGGCGGCGGCGCGTCCACGACGCTCGACAACGCGGTGAAGAAGTCCATCGCCGACGGCGTCACCTACGCGGTCGCTGCGGGCAACGAGAACACCAACGCGGGCAACTCCTCCCCCGCCAGGGTCCCCGAAGCCATCACGGTCGGCGCGACCAGCAACACCGACGCCAGGGCCAGCTTCTCCAACTACGGCTCGATCCTGGACATCTTCGCGCCCGGCGTGAACATCAAGGCGGGCTGGAACACCAGCGACACCGCCACCAACACCATCTCCGGTACGTCGATGGCCACTCCGCACGTCGCGGGCGCGGCCGCCGTCTACCTGGCGGGACACACCTCGGCCACCCCGGCCCAGGTCTCCAGCGCCCTCGTGAACGGCGCCACCCCGAACGTCGTGACCAGCCCCGGTTCGGGTTCCCCGAACAAGCTGCTCAAGATCGTTCAGTAA
- a CDS encoding TetR/AcrR family transcriptional regulator, with amino-acid sequence MSHPNPPEEPRPLGALRRTPVQQRSAERLTRILDACAALLDEVGYEELSTRAVAQRADVPIGSVYRFFGNKRAMADALAHRNLDRYGERVGARMADVAPGDWRGAVDIAFDEYLAMKRSVPGFGLVDFGIPSAPDAMPDANLDVADRVGELLADHLGRPLDAALRRAVVVAVEAVDSVLQLAFRTDPSGDAALIVEARELVHAYLTHRLGGAGE; translated from the coding sequence ATGTCCCACCCGAACCCGCCCGAGGAGCCGCGCCCGCTGGGCGCCCTGCGCCGCACGCCCGTGCAGCAGCGCAGCGCCGAGCGCCTGACCCGCATCCTCGACGCCTGCGCGGCCCTCCTGGACGAGGTCGGGTACGAGGAGCTCAGCACCCGCGCCGTGGCGCAGCGCGCCGACGTGCCGATCGGCTCCGTCTACCGCTTCTTCGGCAACAAGCGCGCCATGGCGGACGCCCTCGCCCACCGCAACCTCGACCGCTACGGCGAACGCGTCGGGGCCCGCATGGCCGACGTCGCCCCGGGTGACTGGCGCGGTGCCGTCGACATCGCCTTCGACGAGTACCTCGCCATGAAGCGCTCCGTACCGGGCTTCGGTCTCGTCGACTTCGGCATCCCCTCCGCCCCCGACGCGATGCCCGACGCCAACCTCGACGTCGCCGACCGCGTGGGCGAACTCCTCGCCGACCACCTCGGCCGCCCCCTCGACGCCGCACTGCGCCGCGCTGTCGTGGTCGCCGTCGAGGCGGTCGACTCGGTCCTCCAACTCGCCTTCCGCACCGACCCGTCGGGGGACGCGGCGCTGATCGTGGAGGCGCGGGAACTGGTCCACGCGTATCTGACGCATCGGCTCGGCGGCGCGGGGGAGTAG
- a CDS encoding molybdopterin-dependent oxidoreductase: MPRTALRICPLCEATCGLTLTVEGARVTGARGDRDDVFSHGFICPKGASFGEADADPDRLRAPLVRKDGRLQEVGWDEAFDVVAARLRPLVEEHGPNAVGVVLGNPNVHSVAGALYPPVLLGALGTRNVFTASTVDQMPKHVSSGLLFGDALAIPVPDLDRTDHLLLLGANPLESNGSLCTAPDFPGKLKALKARGGTLTVVDPRRTRTAALADRHLAIRPGTDALLLAALTQVLFEDKLTDLGELADQVQDVDELREAVREFTPEAVSPACDVPADTIRALARELAEAPTAAVYGRVGASTVAFGTLTSWLVDVLNVLTGNLDRPGGALFPLAATAQPPRPAGPGKGFALGRWHSRVSGHPEAKSELPLAALAEEIDTPGEGAVRAVVAIAANPVLSAPDGDRLDRALESLDFMVSVDPYLNETSRHADVVLPPPPPAQSAHHDFVFNGLAVRNQVRYTRAAVPLEEGRMAESEILARLVLAASGTHGADPSAVDAMVVDNTLGKAVTQPHSAAYGRDPKELAGLLTGADGPERRLDMMLRLGPYGDGFGARPEGLTLERLLAHPHGIDLGPLAPRVPEVLRTRSGRVELLPEPLAAELPRLARAMTEEPAALVLVGRRHLRSNNSWMHNVRTLVGGSNRCTLHVHPDDAARAGLADGGLARVAAAGGEIDVPVEVTDAVRPGVVSLPHGWGHDRPGTRLAVAAEEPGANVNQLLDGTLLDPLSGNAVLNGFAVQVTALTPALPR; this comes from the coding sequence ATGCCCCGTACCGCCCTGCGCATCTGCCCGCTCTGCGAAGCCACCTGCGGGCTCACGCTCACCGTCGAAGGCGCCCGGGTGACCGGTGCGCGCGGCGACCGGGACGACGTGTTCAGCCACGGCTTCATCTGCCCCAAGGGCGCCTCCTTCGGCGAGGCCGACGCCGACCCCGACCGGCTGCGTGCGCCCCTCGTGCGCAAGGACGGGCGGCTCCAGGAGGTGGGCTGGGACGAGGCGTTCGACGTCGTCGCGGCCCGGCTGCGACCGCTGGTCGAGGAGCACGGGCCGAACGCCGTCGGCGTCGTCCTCGGCAATCCGAACGTCCACAGCGTGGCGGGCGCCCTCTACCCGCCCGTCCTGCTCGGCGCCCTCGGCACCCGCAACGTCTTCACCGCGAGCACCGTCGACCAGATGCCCAAGCACGTCTCCAGCGGACTGCTCTTCGGCGACGCCCTCGCCATCCCGGTGCCCGACCTCGACCGCACCGACCATCTGCTACTCCTCGGTGCCAACCCCCTGGAATCCAACGGGAGTCTGTGCACCGCGCCCGACTTCCCCGGCAAACTCAAGGCGTTGAAGGCGCGCGGCGGCACCCTCACCGTCGTCGACCCGCGCCGCACCCGCACTGCCGCGCTCGCCGACCGGCACCTCGCGATCCGCCCCGGCACCGACGCGCTGCTGCTCGCCGCGCTCACCCAGGTCCTCTTCGAGGACAAGCTGACCGACCTCGGCGAGCTGGCCGACCAGGTGCAGGACGTCGATGAACTGCGCGAAGCGGTACGGGAGTTCACCCCCGAGGCCGTCTCGCCGGCCTGCGACGTGCCCGCCGACACCATCCGCGCGCTCGCCCGCGAACTGGCCGAAGCGCCCACCGCCGCCGTGTACGGACGCGTCGGCGCGAGCACCGTCGCCTTCGGCACCCTCACCAGCTGGCTCGTCGACGTACTGAACGTTCTGACCGGGAACCTGGACAGGCCGGGCGGCGCCCTCTTCCCGCTCGCCGCCACCGCACAGCCGCCCCGCCCGGCCGGCCCCGGCAAGGGCTTCGCGCTCGGGCGCTGGCACAGCAGGGTGAGCGGACACCCGGAGGCCAAGAGCGAACTGCCGCTCGCCGCGCTCGCCGAGGAGATCGACACGCCCGGGGAGGGCGCGGTGCGCGCGGTCGTCGCCATCGCCGCCAACCCCGTCCTGTCCGCGCCCGACGGCGACCGTCTGGACCGGGCCCTGGAGTCCCTCGACTTCATGGTGAGCGTCGACCCCTACCTCAACGAGACGTCACGCCACGCGGACGTCGTGCTCCCGCCGCCCCCGCCCGCCCAGAGCGCCCACCACGACTTCGTCTTCAACGGATTGGCCGTACGCAACCAGGTCCGCTACACCCGCGCCGCCGTCCCCCTGGAGGAGGGCCGCATGGCGGAGAGCGAGATCCTCGCCAGGCTCGTCCTCGCGGCATCGGGCACGCACGGCGCCGACCCGTCGGCGGTCGATGCGATGGTGGTCGACAACACCCTCGGCAAGGCCGTCACACAGCCGCACTCGGCGGCGTACGGCCGTGACCCCAAGGAGCTCGCCGGGCTCCTGACCGGCGCGGACGGCCCCGAGCGGCGGCTCGACATGATGCTGCGCCTCGGCCCCTACGGCGACGGGTTCGGCGCCCGGCCCGAGGGCCTGACCCTGGAGCGGCTCCTCGCGCATCCGCACGGCATCGACCTCGGACCGCTCGCCCCGCGCGTGCCCGAGGTGCTCAGGACCCGCAGTGGACGCGTCGAGCTCCTCCCCGAGCCGCTCGCCGCCGAGCTGCCCCGGCTCGCCCGCGCGATGACCGAGGAGCCCGCCGCGCTCGTCCTGGTCGGCCGACGCCATCTGCGGTCCAACAACAGCTGGATGCACAACGTCCGCACCCTGGTGGGCGGCTCCAACCGCTGCACGCTGCACGTCCACCCCGACGACGCGGCCCGCGCCGGACTCGCCGACGGGGGCCTGGCGCGCGTGGCCGCCGCAGGAGGGGAGATCGACGTGCCGGTGGAGGTGACGGACGCGGTGCGCCCCGGAGTGGTGAGCCTGCCGCACGGCTGGGGGCACGACCGGCCCGGCACCCGGCTCGCCGTCGCGGCCGAGGAACCCGGCGCCAACGTCAACCAGCTCCTCGACGGCACGCTCCTCGACCCGCTCTCCGGAAACGCGGTGCTCAACGGCTTTGCCGTGCAGGTCACCGCCCTTACCCCTGCCCTACCGCGTTGA
- a CDS encoding CitMHS family transporter, giving the protein MLTILGFVMIATFLVLIMMKKMSPIAALVLIPALFCVFVGKGAHLGDYVLEGVGNLAPTAAMLMFAIVYFGVMIDVGLFDPIVRGILRFCKADPVRIVVGTAVLAAIVSLDGDGSTTFMITVSAMYPLYKRLKMSLVVMTGVAATANGVMNTLPWGGPTARAATALKVDASDIFVPMIPALAMGLVAVFLLSYALGLRERKRLGVLSLDDVLTKETATSDETVLVGAGGDGDRTKPTKKPTGSAGGAGTDAEADADATDADDEGFQGLDPHRATLRPKLYWFNAGLTVLLLTAMIMEWLPIPVLFLLGAALALTVNFPHMPDQKARIAAHAENVLNVTGMVFAAAVFTGVLQGTGMVDHMADWLVDAIPEGMGSQMGLVTGLLSIPLTYFMSNDGFYFGVLPVLAEAGQAHGVGTLEIARASIAGQALHMSSPLVPAVYVLVGMAKVEFGDHTRFTVKWAVLTSLVVLGSGILFGII; this is encoded by the coding sequence ATGCTGACAATCCTCGGATTCGTCATGATCGCCACCTTCCTGGTGCTGATCATGATGAAGAAGATGTCGCCGATCGCGGCACTGGTGCTGATCCCCGCGCTCTTCTGCGTGTTCGTAGGAAAGGGAGCCCATCTCGGGGACTACGTCCTCGAAGGCGTCGGCAATCTGGCGCCCACGGCGGCCATGCTCATGTTCGCCATCGTGTACTTCGGCGTCATGATCGACGTCGGCCTCTTCGACCCGATCGTCCGGGGCATCCTGCGCTTCTGCAAGGCGGACCCGGTGCGCATCGTGGTCGGCACCGCCGTGCTCGCCGCGATCGTCTCGCTCGACGGCGACGGCTCGACCACCTTCATGATCACGGTCTCGGCGATGTACCCGCTGTACAAGCGCCTCAAGATGAGCCTCGTCGTGATGACGGGTGTCGCCGCGACCGCCAACGGCGTCATGAACACCCTGCCCTGGGGCGGCCCGACGGCCCGCGCCGCGACCGCCCTGAAGGTCGACGCGTCCGACATCTTCGTCCCCATGATCCCGGCGCTCGCCATGGGCCTGGTCGCGGTCTTCCTCCTCTCGTACGCCCTGGGTCTGCGCGAGCGCAAGCGGCTCGGTGTCCTCTCCCTCGACGACGTCCTGACGAAGGAGACGGCGACGTCCGACGAGACCGTGCTCGTGGGCGCCGGTGGCGACGGCGACCGTACGAAGCCCACGAAGAAGCCGACCGGATCCGCCGGGGGAGCGGGCACCGACGCGGAGGCCGACGCCGACGCAACGGACGCGGACGACGAGGGCTTCCAGGGCCTCGACCCGCACCGCGCGACGCTGCGCCCCAAGCTCTACTGGTTCAACGCGGGCCTCACCGTCCTGCTGCTCACCGCCATGATCATGGAGTGGCTGCCGATCCCGGTGCTCTTCCTGCTCGGCGCCGCGCTCGCCCTCACCGTCAACTTCCCGCACATGCCCGACCAGAAGGCCAGGATCGCCGCTCACGCGGAGAACGTCCTCAACGTCACCGGCATGGTCTTCGCCGCCGCCGTCTTCACCGGCGTCCTCCAGGGCACCGGCATGGTCGACCACATGGCCGACTGGCTGGTCGACGCGATCCCGGAGGGCATGGGCTCGCAGATGGGCCTCGTGACGGGCCTGCTCTCCATCCCGCTCACCTACTTCATGTCCAACGACGGCTTCTACTTCGGCGTCCTGCCGGTCCTCGCCGAGGCGGGCCAGGCGCACGGCGTCGGCACCCTGGAGATCGCCCGCGCCTCCATCGCCGGGCAGGCCCTGCACATGTCGAGCCCGCTGGTGCCCGCCGTGTACGTCCTGGTCGGCATGGCCAAGGTCGAGTTCGGCGACCACACCAGGTTCACCGTCAAGTGGGCCGTGCTCACCTCGCTCGTGGTGCTCGGCTCCGGGATCCTCTTCGGCATCATCTGA
- a CDS encoding MFS transporter: MPDASTGPGGRGWLLRLVIAFSFAQGAVSMARPAVSYRALALGADERAIGVIAGVYALLPLFAAVPLGRRTDHGRCAPLLPVGVVLISGGCALSGMANSLAAMAAWSGVMGLGHLCFVIGAQSIVARQSAPAEQDRNFGHFTIGASLGQLVGPIAAGALIGADTGRTSALALLVSAAVAAVAIGSLWRIEYVRSAPSGTTEPRVPVFGILRTRGVPAGIFISLAVLSATDILTAYLPVVGEHRGIAPATVGLLLSLRAAATIACRLVMTPLINLLGRAALTVVTCVLAALLCAGIALPVPVWGLGAMLVLLGFCLGVGQPLSMTTVVRAAPPGARSTALALRLTGNRLGQIAAPASAGLIAGVAGVAAPFVMLGGLLLVAAGLGARTSPGGARRPRGTADRAGRRVTERS, from the coding sequence ATGCCCGACGCGTCGACCGGGCCCGGTGGCAGGGGCTGGCTGCTCCGTCTCGTCATCGCCTTCAGCTTCGCGCAGGGGGCGGTGTCGATGGCGCGGCCCGCCGTCTCCTACCGGGCCCTCGCGCTCGGCGCCGACGAGCGGGCGATCGGCGTCATCGCGGGCGTGTACGCGCTGCTCCCGCTCTTCGCCGCCGTACCGCTCGGCCGCAGGACCGACCACGGGCGGTGCGCGCCGCTGCTGCCCGTCGGCGTCGTCCTGATCTCCGGCGGCTGCGCGCTGAGCGGCATGGCGAACTCCCTGGCCGCGATGGCCGCGTGGAGCGGTGTGATGGGGCTCGGCCACCTCTGCTTCGTGATCGGCGCGCAGTCGATCGTGGCCCGCCAGTCCGCGCCCGCCGAACAGGACCGCAACTTCGGCCACTTCACCATCGGCGCCTCGCTCGGACAGCTCGTCGGGCCGATCGCCGCGGGCGCCCTCATCGGCGCCGACACGGGCCGCACCAGCGCGCTCGCGCTGCTGGTCTCCGCGGCGGTCGCGGCGGTGGCCATCGGCTCGCTCTGGCGCATCGAGTACGTGAGGTCGGCGCCCTCGGGGACGACAGAACCGCGGGTTCCGGTGTTCGGCATCCTGCGTACCAGGGGCGTGCCCGCGGGCATCTTCATCAGCCTCGCGGTGCTCTCGGCGACGGACATCCTCACGGCCTATCTGCCGGTGGTCGGCGAGCACCGGGGGATCGCGCCCGCCACGGTCGGTCTTCTGCTCTCGCTGCGGGCGGCGGCCACCATCGCCTGCCGACTGGTGATGACGCCGCTGATCAACCTGCTCGGCCGCGCCGCCCTGACCGTGGTCACCTGCGTGCTCGCCGCGCTGCTGTGCGCGGGCATCGCGCTGCCCGTGCCCGTGTGGGGACTCGGCGCGATGCTGGTCCTGCTCGGCTTCTGCCTGGGTGTCGGCCAGCCGCTTTCGATGACGACGGTGGTGCGGGCAGCGCCGCCCGGCGCCCGCTCCACGGCCCTCGCCCTCCGCCTCACGGGCAACCGCCTCGGCCAGATCGCGGCCCCGGCATCGGCGGGCCTGATCGCCGGAGTGGCGGGCGTGGCGGCGCCGTTCGTGATGCTGGGCGGGCTGCTGCTCGTCGCGGCGGGGCTCGGCGCGCGCACGAGCCCCGGAGGCGCGAGACGCCCCCGGGGCACTGCTGACCGCGCTGGGCGGAGAGTTACTGAACGATCTTGA
- the hmgA gene encoding homogentisate 1,2-dioxygenase has protein sequence MSGDHTSDARKTAEGLSYLSGFGNEHSSEAVPGALPHGRNSPQRAPLGLYAEQLSGSAFTEPRAHNRRSWLYRIRPSAAHPRFTRVDNGALRTAPFTESVPDPNRLRWNPLPEPAPGTDFVAGLWTLGGNGDATQRTGMGIHLYHANSSMRERVFSDADGELLIVPEHGGLLLRTELGLLHAEPGEVALIPRGVRFRVELLDASARGYVCENYGAPFQLPDLGPIGANGLANARDFRAPVAAYEDVEGPVEVVNKFCGNLWSATYDHSPLDVVAWHGNHVPYVYDLHRFNVIGSISYDHPDPSIFTVLTSPSDTPGLAGVDFVVFAPRWLVGEDTFRPPYFHRNVMSEYMGLIEGAYDAKAEGFVPGGGSLHNMMSAHGPDRETFEKASAAELKPQKIDDGLAFMFETRWPVTATGQAAQAAHLQRGYDDVWQGLERHFRS, from the coding sequence ATGAGCGGGGACCACACCAGCGACGCCCGGAAGACCGCCGAAGGGCTGTCCTATCTCTCCGGCTTCGGCAACGAACACAGCTCGGAGGCCGTGCCGGGCGCCCTGCCGCACGGCCGCAACTCTCCCCAGCGCGCTCCCCTCGGGCTCTACGCCGAGCAGCTGAGCGGCTCCGCCTTCACCGAGCCACGGGCGCACAACCGCCGCTCGTGGCTGTACCGCATCCGCCCCTCGGCCGCGCACCCGCGCTTCACCCGCGTCGACAACGGCGCTCTGCGCACCGCCCCCTTCACGGAGTCGGTGCCCGACCCCAACCGCCTGCGCTGGAACCCGCTCCCCGAACCCGCGCCCGGCACGGACTTCGTCGCGGGCCTGTGGACGCTCGGCGGCAACGGCGACGCGACCCAGCGCACCGGCATGGGCATTCACCTCTACCACGCCAACTCCTCCATGCGGGAAAGGGTGTTCAGCGACGCGGACGGCGAGCTGCTGATCGTGCCCGAGCACGGCGGGCTCCTGCTCCGCACCGAACTGGGCCTGCTGCACGCCGAGCCCGGCGAGGTCGCGCTGATCCCGCGCGGCGTCCGCTTCCGCGTGGAGCTGCTCGACGCGAGCGCGCGCGGGTACGTCTGCGAGAACTACGGCGCGCCCTTCCAGCTCCCCGACCTCGGCCCGATCGGCGCCAACGGACTCGCCAACGCACGGGACTTCCGCGCGCCCGTCGCCGCGTACGAGGACGTCGAGGGTCCGGTGGAGGTGGTCAACAAGTTCTGCGGCAACCTCTGGTCCGCGACGTACGACCACTCCCCCCTCGACGTCGTCGCCTGGCACGGCAACCACGTGCCGTACGTCTACGACCTGCACCGCTTCAACGTGATCGGCTCGATCAGCTACGACCACCCGGACCCCTCGATCTTCACGGTCCTCACCTCGCCCTCGGACACCCCGGGCCTGGCGGGCGTCGACTTCGTCGTCTTCGCGCCGCGCTGGCTGGTCGGCGAGGACACCTTCCGGCCGCCGTACTTCCACCGGAACGTGATGAGCGAGTACATGGGCCTGATCGAGGGCGCCTACGACGCCAAAGCGGAGGGCTTCGTGCCCGGCGGCGGCTCGCTGCACAACATGATGTCGGCGCACGGACCCGACCGCGAGACCTTCGAGAAGGCGTCGGCCGCCGAGCTGAAGCCGCAGAAGATCGACGACGGCCTCGCCTTCATGTTCGAGACGCGCTGGCCGGTGACCGCGACAGGGCAGGCGGCCCAGGCGGCCCATCTGCAGCGCGGGTACGACGACGTGTGGCAGGGTCTGGAGCGCCACTTCCGCAGCTGA